Proteins from one Peromyscus eremicus unplaced genomic scaffold, PerEre_H2_v1 PerEre#2#chr22_unloc_1, whole genome shotgun sequence genomic window:
- the Polrmt gene encoding DNA-directed RNA polymerase, mitochondrial isoform X1, translating into MSALRWTRGAAGLGRALSSSGRRRPTSEEGTLSGLFSSRRSSAASPREQDAQKEWGHAELLEVLEARVRQLQAESRSEVMRKKVQMERPAKGRSSRWAQKLEAEKQMKQKRQESLDVQQKQTHILHTEPRIWSKKLADCLQPSKKGAARSSEEEERQLTRALQAALPKLGSCTPASTKAMVVEPNILLLQQKFLAFFECCACTSNMALAHHVLVTHHNKCDKQQLLTLDMYNTVMLGWARQGSFKELVYVFVMLKDAGLSPDLWSYAAALQCMGRRDQDVRIIQRCLKEMVEAGFQPQQLFTDLGLAGDERAALLRAVVKAEPAFRVPPLAPDPVNTSTLLKEVYAKKGPKSYPKLPLPLETLRDLFDEQLRVELSTSVSIPSVEKAPVLTKEVTEARKTLKTLREQWQRELLRVLQQTKATMACQAHEGQPTLYPFLCLLSEEEFVSMLMQVLQVLPAQGEPLLHLAHDLGLRVLNRHLVKQKQDTDHLQKLGQQYSKYLRLLASDTEVEAPYLPREYWESLGPLETPLQQPWSLAVLLHLGKQLAELLVQAVQMPRSLATPQGSCRLIPVLYHVYSFRSYRQIGILKPHPAFTQLLETAAEPTLTFETTEVPMLCPPLPWTSPHAGAYLLSSTKLMRAMEGTTQHQHLLERCAPAQLHGALDALTQLGNCAWRVNGRLLDLVLQIFRDKGCARLGVPPPRSEAPRPAQQQLPPGSSPLQKAELRKELARCLKAAREMHSLRSEALYRLSLAQHLRNRVFWLPHNMDFRGRTYPCPPYFNHLGSDLARALLEFAEGRPLGPQGLDWLKIHLVNMTGLRKCDSLSMRLAFADEVMEEILDSADNPMTGRKWWMEADEPWQTLACCMEVAQAVRSPDPTAYISHLPIHQDGSCNGLQHYAALGRDSAGAASVNLTPSDLPQDVYREVAAQVEEFRQQDAKEGLRVAKVLKGFITRKVVKQTVMTVVYGVTRYGGRLQIEKRLREVSDFPQEFVWEASHYLVRLVFKSLQEMFSSTRAIQHWLTESANLISHAGWPVEWVTPLGIPIIQPYHREAKVQVKGGIQSLTFTSSMDISQKPNTLKQKNGFPPNFIHSLDSSHMMLTALYCYGRGLTFVSVHDCFWTHAADIPVMNEVCREQFVRLHSQPILEDLAKFLEKRFCSASRSLKPSERVLVAKLQETLRSLPETGTFDLEQVMRSTYFFS; encoded by the exons ATGTCGGCGCTACGCTGGACCAGAGGCGCAGCGGGACTCGGCAGGGCGTTGAGCTCCTCGGGACGCCGCCGCCCGACTTCGGAGGAAG GGACCCTCAGTGGCCTCTTCAGCTCAAGAAGGAGTTCTGCTGCCAGCCCCCGTGAGCAAGATGCCCAGAAGGAGTGGGGCCATGCTGAGCTGCTGGAGG TGCTGGAGGCTCGGGTGAGGCAGCTGCAGGCAGAGAGCAGATCCGAGGTGATGAGGAAGAAGGTGCAGATGGAGCGGCCCGCGAAGGGCCGCAGCAGCCGCTGGGCCCAGAAGCTGGAGGCCGAGAAACAGATGAAGCAGAAGCGCCAGGAATCTCTTGACGTGCAGCAGAAGCAAACCCACATCCTGCACACGGAACCCCGGATCTGGAGCAAGAAGCTGGCCGACTGCCTGCAGCCAAGCAAGAAGGGGGCAGCCAGGagctcagaggaggaggagcggCAGCTGACCCGGGCCCTGCAGGCCGCCCTGCCGAAGCTCGGTTCCTGCACCCCAGCCAGTACCAAGGCCATGGTGGTAGAGCCGAACATCTTGCTCCTCCAGCAGAAGTTTCTGGCCTTCTTTGAGTGCTGCGCCTGCACCAGCAACATGGCCCTCGCCCACCACGTGCTGGTCACTCACCACAACAAGTGTGACAAGCAGCAGCTGCTCACACTGGACATGTATAACACCGTGATGCTGGGCTGGGCCCGACAG GGCTCCTTCAAGGAGCTGGTATACGTGTTCGTCATGTTGAAGGATGCTGGCCTCTCTCCCGACCTGTGGTCCTATGCAGCCGCACTCCAGTGCATGGGACGCAGGGACCAGGATGTCCGCATCATCCAGAG GTGTCTGAAAGAGATGGTGGAGGCAGGCTTCCAGCCTCAGCAGCTCTTCACCGACCTGGGCCTGGCAGGGGACGAGCGGGCCGCACTGCTGAGGGCAGTGGTCAAGGCCGAGCCTGCCTTCAGGGTTCCGCCGCTGGCCCCAGATCCGGTCAACACGTCCACACTGCTCAAGGAGGTCTATGCCAAG AAGGGTCCCAAGTCCTACCCgaagctgcccctgcccctggaGACCCTGCGGGACCTCTTTGACGAGCAGCTGCGTgtggagctgagcaccagcgtcaGCATCCCGTCGGTGGAGAAGGCCCCAGTACTGACCAAGGAGGTCACTGAGGCG CGGAAGACCCTGAAGACCCTGCGGGAGCAGTGGCAAAGGGAACTGCTCCGAGTGCTGCAGCAGACCAAGGCCACCATGGCCTGCCAGGCCCACGAGGGCCAGCCCACCCTCTACCCGTTCCTGTGCCTGCTCAGTGAGGAGGAGTTTGTGAGCATGCTGATGCAG GTTCTGCAGGTGCTGCCAGCGCAGGGTGAGCCCCTCCTCCACCTGGCCCACGACCTGGGCCTTCGGGTCTTAAATCGGCATTTGGTGAAGCAGAAGCAGGACACCGACCACCTGCAGAAGCTGGGGCAGCAGTACTCAAAGTACCTCCGGCTGCTGGCTTCTGACACGGAG GTGGAGGCTCCCTACCTTCCTCGGGAGTACTGGGAATCGCTGGGCCCCCTGGAGACCCCGCTGCAGCAGCCCTGGTCCCTGGCGGTGCTGCTGCATCTGGGCAAGCAGCTGGCCGAGTTGCTGGTACAGGCGGTGCAGATGCCGCGCAGCCTGGCCACCCCGCAGGGTTCATGCCGCCTCATCCCGGTGCTCTACCACGTGTACTCCTTCCGAAGCTACCGCCAG ATCGGCATCCTCAAGCCTCACCCTGCCTTTACGCAGCTGCTGGAGACGGCAGCGGAGCCCACGCTGACCTTTGAGACCACAGAAGTGCCTATGCTGTGCCCGCCATTGCCCTGGACGTCACCGCATGCCGGCGCCTATCTGCTGAGCTCCACCAAACTGATGCGTGCCATGGAGGGGACCACGCAGCACCAGCACCTCCTGGAGCGCTGCGCTCCCGCCCAGCTGCACGGTGCCTTGGACGCGCTCACGCAGCTGGGGAACTGCGCCTGGCGTGTCAATGGGCGCCTGCTGGACTTGGTGCTGCAGATCTTCAGGGACAAGGGCTGTGCGCGCCTGGGTGTTCCTCCTCCACGCTCAGAGGCGCCACGGCCAGCTCAGCAACAACTGCCGCCCGGCTCCTCACCTCTGCAAAAGGCGGAGCTGCGGAAGGAGCTGGCGCGCTGCCTCAAAGCTGCCCGGGAGATGCACAGCCTGCGCAGCGAAGCCCTGTACCGCCTGTCGCTGGCGCAGCACCTGCGCAACCGTGTCTTCTGGCTGCCGCACAACATGGACTTCCGCGGCCGCACCTACCCCTGCCCGCCTTACTTCAACCACTTGGGCAGCGACCTGGCGCGTGCGCTGTTGGAGTTCGCTGAGGGCCGGCCACTGGGGCCGCAGGGCCTCGACTGGCTCAAGATCCACCTGGTCAACATGACTGGCCTCAGGAAGTGTGACTCACTGAGCATGCGCCTGGCTTTCGCAGACGAGGTCATGGAGGAGATCTTGGACTCTGCAGACAACCCCATGACG GGCCGGAAGTGGTGGATGGAGGCTGATGAGCCCTGGCAGACCCTGGCCTGCTGCATGGAGGTGGCACAGGCGGTGCGGTCCCCAGACCCCACTGCCTACATCTCTCACCTGCCCATTCACCAG GATGGCTCCTGCAATGGCTTGCAGCATTACGCCGCCCTGGGCCGGGACAGCGCGGGAGCCGCCTCGGTCAACCTAACGCCCTCGGACCTGCCCCAAGATGTGTACAGGGAGGTGGCAGCACAG GTGGAGGAGTTCCGCCAGCAGGACGCCAAGGAGGGCCTGCGGGTGGCCAAGGTGCTGAAGGGCTTCATCACGCGCAAGGTGGTGAAGCAGACGGTGATGACCGTGGTGTACGGGGTCACGCGCTACGGCGGGCGCCTGCAGATAGAGAAGCGCCTGCGCGAAGTCAGCGACTTCCCTCAG GAGTTTGTCTGGGAAGCCTCACACTACCTCGTGCGCCTGGTCTTCAAAAGTCTGCAGGAGATGTTCTCCAGCACCCGGGCCATCCAG CACTGGCTGACCGAGAGCGCCAACCTCATCTCTCACGCGGGCTGGCCTGTGGAGTGGGTCACACCCCTGGGTATCCCCATCATACAGCCGTATCACCGTGAGGCCAAGGTCCAG GTAAAAGGTGGCATCCAGAGCCTCACCTTCACCAGCTCGATGGACATCAGCCA GAAACCCAACACTCTGAAGCAGAAGAATGgcttccctcccaacttcatccACTCCCTGGACTCCTCCCACATGATGCTGACTGCCTTGTACTGCTACGG GAGGGGCCTGACCTTCGTCTCTGTGCACGACTGCTTCTGGACACATGCTGCTGACATCCCAGTGATGAACGAG GTGTGTCGTGAGCAGTTCGTGCGCCTGCATAGCCAGCCCATCCTGGAGGACCTGGCTAAGTTCCTGGAGAAGCGCTTCTGCTCTGCCTCCAG GTCCCTGAAGCCCTCGGAACGCGTCCTGGTCGCCAAGCTGCAGGAGACGCTCCGGTCATTGCCAGAGACGG
- the Polrmt gene encoding DNA-directed RNA polymerase, mitochondrial isoform X2: MSALRWTRGAAGLGRALSSSGRRRPTSEEGTLSGLFSSRRSSAASPREQDAQKEWGHAELLEVLEARVRQLQAESRSEVMRKKVQMERPAKGRSSRWAQKLEAEKQMKQKRQESLDVQQKQTHILHTEPRIWSKKLADCLQPSKKGAARSSEEEERQLTRALQAALPKLGSCTPASTKAMVVEPNILLLQQKFLAFFECCACTSNMALAHHVLVTHHNKCDKQQLLTLDMYNTVMLGWARQGSFKELVYVFVMLKDAGLSPDLWSYAAALQCMGRRDQDVRIIQRCLKEMVEAGFQPQQLFTDLGLAGDERAALLRAVVKAEPAFRVPPLAPDPVNTSTLLKEVYAKKGPKSYPKLPLPLETLRDLFDEQLRVELSTSVSIPSVEKAPVLTKEVTEARKTLKTLREQWQRELLRVLQQTKATMACQAHEGQPTLYPFLCLLSEEEFVSMLMQVLQVLPAQGEPLLHLAHDLGLRVLNRHLVKQKQDTDHLQKLGQQYSKYLRLLASDTEVEAPYLPREYWESLGPLETPLQQPWSLAVLLHLGKQLAELLVQAVQMPRSLATPQGSCRLIPVLYHVYSFRSYRQIGILKPHPAFTQLLETAAEPTLTFETTEVPMLCPPLPWTSPHAGAYLLSSTKLMRAMEGTTQHQHLLERCAPAQLHGALDALTQLGNCAWRVNGRLLDLVLQIFRDKGCARLGVPPPRSEAPRPAQQQLPPGSSPLQKAELRKELARCLKAAREMHSLRSEALYRLSLAQHLRNRVFWLPHNMDFRGRTYPCPPYFNHLGSDLARALLEFAEGRPLGPQGLDWLKIHLVNMTGLRKCDSLSMRLAFADEVMEEILDSADNPMTGRKWWMEADEPWQTLACCMEVAQAVRSPDPTAYISHLPIHQDGSCNGLQHYAALGRDSAGAASVNLTPSDLPQDVYREVAAQVEEFRQQDAKEGLRVAKVLKGFITRKVVKQTVMTVVYGVTRYGGRLQIEKRLREVSDFPQEFVWEASHYLVRLVFKSLQEMFSSTRAIQVKGGIQSLTFTSSMDISQKPNTLKQKNGFPPNFIHSLDSSHMMLTALYCYGRGLTFVSVHDCFWTHAADIPVMNEVCREQFVRLHSQPILEDLAKFLEKRFCSASRSLKPSERVLVAKLQETLRSLPETGTFDLEQVMRSTYFFS, translated from the exons ATGTCGGCGCTACGCTGGACCAGAGGCGCAGCGGGACTCGGCAGGGCGTTGAGCTCCTCGGGACGCCGCCGCCCGACTTCGGAGGAAG GGACCCTCAGTGGCCTCTTCAGCTCAAGAAGGAGTTCTGCTGCCAGCCCCCGTGAGCAAGATGCCCAGAAGGAGTGGGGCCATGCTGAGCTGCTGGAGG TGCTGGAGGCTCGGGTGAGGCAGCTGCAGGCAGAGAGCAGATCCGAGGTGATGAGGAAGAAGGTGCAGATGGAGCGGCCCGCGAAGGGCCGCAGCAGCCGCTGGGCCCAGAAGCTGGAGGCCGAGAAACAGATGAAGCAGAAGCGCCAGGAATCTCTTGACGTGCAGCAGAAGCAAACCCACATCCTGCACACGGAACCCCGGATCTGGAGCAAGAAGCTGGCCGACTGCCTGCAGCCAAGCAAGAAGGGGGCAGCCAGGagctcagaggaggaggagcggCAGCTGACCCGGGCCCTGCAGGCCGCCCTGCCGAAGCTCGGTTCCTGCACCCCAGCCAGTACCAAGGCCATGGTGGTAGAGCCGAACATCTTGCTCCTCCAGCAGAAGTTTCTGGCCTTCTTTGAGTGCTGCGCCTGCACCAGCAACATGGCCCTCGCCCACCACGTGCTGGTCACTCACCACAACAAGTGTGACAAGCAGCAGCTGCTCACACTGGACATGTATAACACCGTGATGCTGGGCTGGGCCCGACAG GGCTCCTTCAAGGAGCTGGTATACGTGTTCGTCATGTTGAAGGATGCTGGCCTCTCTCCCGACCTGTGGTCCTATGCAGCCGCACTCCAGTGCATGGGACGCAGGGACCAGGATGTCCGCATCATCCAGAG GTGTCTGAAAGAGATGGTGGAGGCAGGCTTCCAGCCTCAGCAGCTCTTCACCGACCTGGGCCTGGCAGGGGACGAGCGGGCCGCACTGCTGAGGGCAGTGGTCAAGGCCGAGCCTGCCTTCAGGGTTCCGCCGCTGGCCCCAGATCCGGTCAACACGTCCACACTGCTCAAGGAGGTCTATGCCAAG AAGGGTCCCAAGTCCTACCCgaagctgcccctgcccctggaGACCCTGCGGGACCTCTTTGACGAGCAGCTGCGTgtggagctgagcaccagcgtcaGCATCCCGTCGGTGGAGAAGGCCCCAGTACTGACCAAGGAGGTCACTGAGGCG CGGAAGACCCTGAAGACCCTGCGGGAGCAGTGGCAAAGGGAACTGCTCCGAGTGCTGCAGCAGACCAAGGCCACCATGGCCTGCCAGGCCCACGAGGGCCAGCCCACCCTCTACCCGTTCCTGTGCCTGCTCAGTGAGGAGGAGTTTGTGAGCATGCTGATGCAG GTTCTGCAGGTGCTGCCAGCGCAGGGTGAGCCCCTCCTCCACCTGGCCCACGACCTGGGCCTTCGGGTCTTAAATCGGCATTTGGTGAAGCAGAAGCAGGACACCGACCACCTGCAGAAGCTGGGGCAGCAGTACTCAAAGTACCTCCGGCTGCTGGCTTCTGACACGGAG GTGGAGGCTCCCTACCTTCCTCGGGAGTACTGGGAATCGCTGGGCCCCCTGGAGACCCCGCTGCAGCAGCCCTGGTCCCTGGCGGTGCTGCTGCATCTGGGCAAGCAGCTGGCCGAGTTGCTGGTACAGGCGGTGCAGATGCCGCGCAGCCTGGCCACCCCGCAGGGTTCATGCCGCCTCATCCCGGTGCTCTACCACGTGTACTCCTTCCGAAGCTACCGCCAG ATCGGCATCCTCAAGCCTCACCCTGCCTTTACGCAGCTGCTGGAGACGGCAGCGGAGCCCACGCTGACCTTTGAGACCACAGAAGTGCCTATGCTGTGCCCGCCATTGCCCTGGACGTCACCGCATGCCGGCGCCTATCTGCTGAGCTCCACCAAACTGATGCGTGCCATGGAGGGGACCACGCAGCACCAGCACCTCCTGGAGCGCTGCGCTCCCGCCCAGCTGCACGGTGCCTTGGACGCGCTCACGCAGCTGGGGAACTGCGCCTGGCGTGTCAATGGGCGCCTGCTGGACTTGGTGCTGCAGATCTTCAGGGACAAGGGCTGTGCGCGCCTGGGTGTTCCTCCTCCACGCTCAGAGGCGCCACGGCCAGCTCAGCAACAACTGCCGCCCGGCTCCTCACCTCTGCAAAAGGCGGAGCTGCGGAAGGAGCTGGCGCGCTGCCTCAAAGCTGCCCGGGAGATGCACAGCCTGCGCAGCGAAGCCCTGTACCGCCTGTCGCTGGCGCAGCACCTGCGCAACCGTGTCTTCTGGCTGCCGCACAACATGGACTTCCGCGGCCGCACCTACCCCTGCCCGCCTTACTTCAACCACTTGGGCAGCGACCTGGCGCGTGCGCTGTTGGAGTTCGCTGAGGGCCGGCCACTGGGGCCGCAGGGCCTCGACTGGCTCAAGATCCACCTGGTCAACATGACTGGCCTCAGGAAGTGTGACTCACTGAGCATGCGCCTGGCTTTCGCAGACGAGGTCATGGAGGAGATCTTGGACTCTGCAGACAACCCCATGACG GGCCGGAAGTGGTGGATGGAGGCTGATGAGCCCTGGCAGACCCTGGCCTGCTGCATGGAGGTGGCACAGGCGGTGCGGTCCCCAGACCCCACTGCCTACATCTCTCACCTGCCCATTCACCAG GATGGCTCCTGCAATGGCTTGCAGCATTACGCCGCCCTGGGCCGGGACAGCGCGGGAGCCGCCTCGGTCAACCTAACGCCCTCGGACCTGCCCCAAGATGTGTACAGGGAGGTGGCAGCACAG GTGGAGGAGTTCCGCCAGCAGGACGCCAAGGAGGGCCTGCGGGTGGCCAAGGTGCTGAAGGGCTTCATCACGCGCAAGGTGGTGAAGCAGACGGTGATGACCGTGGTGTACGGGGTCACGCGCTACGGCGGGCGCCTGCAGATAGAGAAGCGCCTGCGCGAAGTCAGCGACTTCCCTCAG GAGTTTGTCTGGGAAGCCTCACACTACCTCGTGCGCCTGGTCTTCAAAAGTCTGCAGGAGATGTTCTCCAGCACCCGGGCCATCCAG GTAAAAGGTGGCATCCAGAGCCTCACCTTCACCAGCTCGATGGACATCAGCCA GAAACCCAACACTCTGAAGCAGAAGAATGgcttccctcccaacttcatccACTCCCTGGACTCCTCCCACATGATGCTGACTGCCTTGTACTGCTACGG GAGGGGCCTGACCTTCGTCTCTGTGCACGACTGCTTCTGGACACATGCTGCTGACATCCCAGTGATGAACGAG GTGTGTCGTGAGCAGTTCGTGCGCCTGCATAGCCAGCCCATCCTGGAGGACCTGGCTAAGTTCCTGGAGAAGCGCTTCTGCTCTGCCTCCAG GTCCCTGAAGCCCTCGGAACGCGTCCTGGTCGCCAAGCTGCAGGAGACGCTCCGGTCATTGCCAGAGACGG